CATTTTCTCCAGGTACCTCCATAACTCAAGGAGCACGTCTCTACCCATGTATGTTTATTGTTGCGTTATTTCGAATACCTTCTTCCCATTTGTTGTCCATGATGATCCTTAAAAAACGCTCACGTTATTTCAGAAGCCATAATAAGAGCATAGCAGTGTCAACAGGAAGTGAAGTTGGAAAACGGGAAAACGCAGGCAGCGTTAGTACgtaaggaaaaagaggtggCATATACGGAGGAAGAGAGTCAGGAAAGAAAGTGCAGGTGGGAAAGAAGTGGAGGTGAGCCAATATCCGGTTGCCTTCCGTTAAAGTCCAGTATGAgcgtctccttttttgttcaggAGGTGCGTTCAAACCCCGCTGTCGATGCTGAAACAGCAGCTGTGACAAGTCTCAACACGCTCTTTCATAAGTCAGGGCTGTACCTTTCTACGGCCTCCACGCAGCTTCACGTGACGCCAGAAGCGGTTTGTGTCATTGACGCCCAGGACCTCTACGCAATCGCACGATATGCCCACATTCTTGTCACCAACAGAGATGTGCAGTGTGACTTTAGTGCTCTTTCCAGTGTGTTGTGGAACCAGGTGAAGAATGTCGGTGACAGGATTGATGTGTATCTTCATTTACTGGAGAGCGCGGGTCACGCACGACAGTCAAGAGCTGCGTTGGACTTGCAGCCGTTACATCTTACGCTGCTGACCCACGCGCTCTACATTTTACGGCAAATTGAGGAGCCTCACGCAAGGCAGGAAGTACGAGATGCAGTCAGCATCGTGCAAAAGGATGTTGAAATGGTGGTGCGACTCGGAAAGAAACTTTTGCACGTCCTTGGTGACGCTTTGGACAAAAGTGGCGTTGCTGACAACCGTTTTCTGCTAGCAGCGGAGATGGCTTTGTGCGCAGCGGAGATGTTTGCTGCTTCCATCGCGTCACGGAGTGCCATTGATGTGAGCCCTCTAATCACTTTTTTCAATTCAGAGGCCTCGTGGCGGCTCAGTGGGATAAGTATCGAGGCGACGGGAAGTTACTGTGGTGCACTACATCGACTTATTCGTACCCTCTTCGCTAGACAAAACGACTTCGATGGTGTGGAACGCGTGACGGCGAAGCTGCTTGTGAACCGGCTGACGACGAGACCACCATTTGACTGGGAAATGTTCAAGAGAATACACCCGCCGCACAAGGGGACCGTAACACCGCAGTACATCGTCCTTTGCAACATGAGTACCGTGCAACTCTGCATTCGGAAGCTGCTGCTACAGAATCATTCCTATGTAAGTGCCTTGAAGAAAAACTGTATACGTCTCTTACAGGAAATGAGTTCTCGAAAAGAGATGCTTTCCTTCTACCAGGTCCCGCTGCTTGCCGCGCTTCAAGGAATGCCAGAGTTTGATCTCTCTGACGATGCGCAGCTGCAGCTACGAGCGGTGGAAACTCACCTAGGAAATAATGAACAGATAATGCAACCCAACTTTCTTCGGATTCTGATGGCGTATGGATACACCGTCCCACATGAGCAACACAATCCACTAACCCGTGGGTCTGTTCTCTCTCTATTTAGGGCTGTGACTGAGCAACTTTTCCAACTCCCCATGATTCAATCTGGTAATGTGAACAAAATGACCCACACCCTTTTGCAGCCACCTGTCCCGACACTGTCGTTTATTCGCCTAGTGGTCGAGGCATCATCCAATGATGTGGAAACGGCTTCTGAGGTTCTTGCCGAGATGATGAAGGTTCTCACAACGATGTATGAGGCGAGCGTAGCGCAATGTGAGCTCTACCAAACTCCGGTGCGGGTATCCAAACCGCTGCGGCGAGTCCTTGCACTTACGATGACGTTATTGTTCGAGTTTTTTAGATTCCCATCGTTCGTAAAGGCTGTCAACCACATCACCGCATTGGAGGCGCTTGCGAGGATCTACGCCATAGCGCGATTGTACGTAACTGCCGAAAGCAATGCAACTGAGACTGAGAGGAAAAGCGCTATGAGATTACTCGTGAGGATGGCCGCGAAACTTGTTGTGGTATCCGAAAGCATGAAGGTGCCGGAGGTGAACACATTTTTCGTGGATTCCCTTTTGCCACTCAGCTCGATGGAGTCGCTGACACACCGTAACCACCAACAGTATGCACTGCTTGAGGCATACCTAAGAGCATTTGCCTCCGGCGCCGTTGTGACggtgatggaggaggaaacacTGCTGAAACATTGGGTTGATGTCTCACTGCGTTGCATTACAAATCGCCTTAGTGGCGCGTTAGCCGTGGCGGGATTAACGTTTCTTTCCGCCGTTTTCCTGTCGAAACGGGCTGTCGCCCCTCTTTTTGTACCAACGTACGTGGAGTTGATGGTCCCCACTTCGCAGCCTTCGCGTTATGGGGAGCCGCCCCTATATTTGACGCGACGCTTCGCTAAAACTGTGCGCGCGTGTTGTCAGGCGCTCGAGGGTTGCGATGAGCGTGCGCTGGAAGAAATTATCCATGATCAAAACTCATCTGTTGCCAAAGTTGTAAGGGATATGTTTGGAAACGACAAGAATCTATCGTTGCTTGAAAATATCCGGCCTATAAGTAGTATACTTTTAGTTGTTTCATCACTGTTTGACAAAGTGTGTGCTCTCTTAGGGAATACGGCCGGACCCGCCCTTGCCACCACTCAAGACCGATTGGCCAGGTTTCAGGTATATTACTCAGCGCTAATTAACCTTCTACAGTGCCGCAGTACTGCTGTACTACATCGAGTGTGTGCTTCCGTAGAAGCCGTAATGTTGGAGCAGCTTCGTGGTGTACCAAGTGTGCAGGCACAATGGATTAAGCACATTGGAAACATTGTTGATTCACTTCAGGGAATAGGAAAGACAGCTGTTGCAGAGTGGTTTCTCGTTCTGAGTGAGAggacaaagaaaatgattcCGCACGCGAGGCTGTAATCCTTCTTTTCGCCCCTTTTTTGGGATGAGGTGGGTGTAgataaacaacagcaaaaaaaaaggaaatgtgtGGAGGGAGCCCAagctctttctttcttttttttttttacttgccTACCTTTCTTGCGTTGAGTGGGGTCTGGTTAATCCGTAGGGGAGCTTACGACTAATGGCAGCAGCCTGTCTGGAGCACAGATCGCCTTGTGACATGGTTGATTGAGAGTTGGGCACCAAACTAAAAGGGAAATCTGTTTCCAAAGATGTGCAAAGCGGTGGAGAGGGAACGGACTGAGGGTTTGCGTTGGTTGAACCGTAATGCTTAAAAGGCAATATTCTACGTAAACGAAGAGAGTTACATGAGTATTTGGACCAAAGCGCCCTCTTAgtccttttttcttatccGCGAATATGGCGAGGATGCGAGGATCCACGTCCTTCACAGCGTACCTCAAAGGGGGGTTTGGGTGCATGTCTACGGTGGGAATTATAAATTCAGAAGCAATTTGTAAACGTCACATCAGCTTAAATAGATGCGAGATtcaaaaagtaaagaggTAGGATTACATCCCCAGCTATTTACGGTGCTGCAAACCgatcatcttttttcttatcagTTTATTTCAGAGAGTTCGTTGTTCTTCCCGTGTCTGTGGTTAGGTGCGCCAACACTGAATGAAATGACAGTAAACGCAATTACAGGTTCTATTGGTAATGTGGCGCGTGGTGTTGCAAAGGTGGTGAGCGCTGTGACTGGAGCTAGCTGTTCAGGTGGGGTATCCTCAAATGTCAATGCTTTCGCATCGGCGGTACAGCGGAGAACTCCTACAGCCAAAAAACCATCACCATTGCCAAGGGAGCTACAGACACACCTCAATGGTTCCAACAGGGCGAAAATGAGGACCGCCGTGTATCGAACAGTACCCTCAACACGGGCCGCCAGGGCGGCTGGGTTTGGCACCCTTTTCCTAAGGCTTGGTTGGGATAAACTTGTGGGCTCCGAGGCGGGAGATAAAATGCTCCCTGTTAACAGCCACATGCGCATTGTAGAGACCCTTTGCCGGATGCGTGGGGCGGTTATGAAACTCGGACAGATGCTCAGCATTCAAGATGATAATACGATTCCGTCCAACATCACCAGTTTATTTGAGCGCGTGCGGGATAGTGCTTATGCCATGCCACCTAAGCAGCTAGAGCAGACGCTGGCGAAGGAGTACAACGACAAAAATTGGAGGCAGGAACTTTTCAAGGAGTTCATCACGGAGCCCATTGCGGCAGCTAGCATTGGGCAGGTGCACCGAGCTGCCGTTAGCGACCAAGACACGGGTGAAAAGGTAGCCGTAGCCGTGAAGGTACAATACCCCGGTGTGGCCCAGAGCATTGACTCGGACGTGGCGAACTTACGTATGCTTATGTCGTTGAACATTCTGCCCCCGGGAATGTTTGTCGACAACATCCTGGACGAATTGCAACAAGAATTGAAGACGGAGTGTTCCTATAGTAAAGAAGCAGAGAAGCAACTGCGGTATGCCGAATTGTTGCAGCAAAGCCCGGAGCTTAAGGAAGTTTTCGTCGTCCCGAAGGTATATAAGTCCCTTTCAACGGACCGTGTGCTTGTCACGCAGATGCTATCGGGTGTGTCGATTGACAAACTTGCCTCGTTGGTGGGGATGCAGGACGTGAAGGATTACGTTGCACGCTCTATGTTGCACCTGACACTTACCGAACTCTTCCAATGGCGTTTCATGCAGACCGATCCCAACTATTCAAACTTCCTATTTTGTccccaaacaaacaaaattggTCTTATCGACTTCGGAGCGGCCCGTGAGTACAACCAAGAGTTTGTGAAGGATTaccttgatgttgttgccgcGGCCGCACGCCGAGACCGCCAGACAGTTATTGAAAAAAGCATTAAACTGGGGTTTCTGAAAGGTAACGAGATGAAGGAGATGCTGAACGCCCACGCGGAAAGTGTGTTGCTTTTGGGTTTGCCCTTCAACAACCGGGACGTACCATTCGATTTCTCAAAGGAGAACTTGCCTTCGCGCATTCAGGGTTACGTGCCAACGATAGTCAGATTGCGGCTTTGTCCGCCTCCTACGCCCATCTACTCACTGCACCGTAGACTCAGCGGTGCCATTCTGCTTTCGACAAAACTGAAGGCAACTGTTCCGTCGGGTGAACTCTTTTGGAATATATACGATGAATTAACGAGCGTGTGATCTCCTACTCACAGGGTGTTGGGCTGCGTACACTCTTTTTTGTGGTCATCATCATTTTATTCTGGTGAGTTTTATGCTCTATGCGGCATTATATAAACACATCCACGGGGTGCAGATATGCATTCTTCTGTTCATCCTTGTTCTTTGTGTATGCGTTTATCAATTAACAAGCAACCGTCGGTTTACACCTCTGAAAGTACGTAGAGCCCGCGTGGCTCTTTGTATTCCCTCCGTGTTACGTATAGTGCAGCTTCATCAGCGGTAACGAGAACATCACCACATCCCTTCCACCTTCTTGCTACTTCTAACGAATCTATCTTTGGAATAGTCTTGTTAGAGAAGACGTAGAGTTGCTTTTCGCATTGGTTTTAAAGGACAACAACCGTCACCTAGAAGTAGAGAGTACGAGTTCCCCCTGCTGCGCAACCAGAGGGTTTGTCCGTCCCTTTCTTCGCAGGGTTGACATCACAAtaaggagagagaaaagacaaaCGCAAAAGCGACGTAATAGAACATTTATACACTGATTCGAGAGAAAGCTCAAAATTTAAGGGGCAAGTGAGTGTCTTCTTTGTGCGAAAACGTTTCATATTAGTGAACCATCGAGAACAAATTTCttacgcacacaaaaaagggggaattaACGTGGTTGATACGGTGGAACCGAGGCGAGGCGactccacaaaacaaaaagcgcGGCAGCAAGAACGAACAACGAAAAGGCTTATATTACGAGAAAGCTTAACTGAGTCAACGTAGCACCTGGCTGAAGGTGAAGGGGAACAGTAATAAACAAGAGGGGAAATCGCAACAGTGAATAATGCAGCATCAACTTAGAGAAGAGCAGATGCGAGCGACATTGAAACAGCTTCAGACGGATGTAAATGAATTACTTGACGATCAGGAACAATACATACGGTTTGTATACGGCAAGATTAGGGGACAGCTAGAGAGGATGCACCACATGATAGCCTCGGGCGGCGATGCCGCGACTGCACTTGGAAATTGCTCAAGCTACCTCGGAAGCATGGACCATCTCACGCAGGCATATACTGGTTGCATGACAGATGGTCAGCGTAGTGGTGCGGCTGGGGGTTGCTCGCTTCCGGCTGCCTCCACTCCGTTAAGTGAACGTATACAAGGAATGCTGCCCCCGCTACGTAACCTCATGATGGAGGGCCTTACGCAGACAGACTGTACACAATGGGCTGCGTTAACAACGGCCCCAGGCCACGAAGATTCACCAACGAAGTCCCCACAAAAACAATGGGGTGATGAGGGTCAGGTTTGTAGTGCTGTTAATGCTGCGGTGGACTACACATGCTTTGATCCCATCGGTAGTGtaggtggtgatgatgatttgCAGCAGAGTGCAGAAGGAAGCCTACTTTCACCGTATGCATGTGGCGATGACCTCAGGCACGAGCAGCTGCATCAGGGGGATCTGATTGGTCAGGGCACCAAAGCAGACGTTATTCACATCGGCACAATCAACTCGTTATCAAATCAGCATGTCACAACAAGCGTAAGGGTGGAGTATGTAAATGGACGGCCCAAAGCTGTGTCTATCCCCGATGGGGCGCCGGAAGATCCAGAAAGGTTAGGCATTGATGTCCATTCACCGTGCAAGGTAATGGTGGAATTTAAGAGAAAGCGTGTGCTCCAGTTTGAGTCGAAGGAGTATGTTCCTCCAGGAAGTTGTGtggttgttggtggtgaccGCGGGGAGGATATTGGCCTCGTAACGTACACTTGGTGTGAAACAACACGACCATTAAGTGGGGGAGTTGACACCTCTTGCGCCTCTGACACCACTAATGGAAGCGTAGGGAGCAAAggagttgttgttggtgttggtctCGCTGGCAGTGCCTTCACGCGTAACATTGGCCTTGGGTCGGGAACTGTGCTTCGTCTTGCTGATGAATCGGACGTTACGCAGTTGCACACGGTACAGGTGGAGTTGGAGCGTCGTGCGATTGATGTCTGTTCGCAACGCGTACTCGAGCGTGGGTTACCCATGACTATCGTTGATGCAGAATATCAATTTGACAAGAACAAGCTTACATTCTTCTACGAGGCACAACAACGCATGGACTTCAGGGAGTTGGTTCGCGACCTTTACAAAACCTTTCGAGCAAGAATATGGATGGAGGCAGTGGAGAACTAAATTGTATCCCCTACCCATAATTCATTTTCCACTACCTTTTTCATAAAATGTGGCGTCCTTTCACATGTAGATCCGGGGCACATTTACGtcacttttttctattttttttaaatccgaTTTCGCACATGAACTCTTTGTTAGTTCTTTGTTCCTGCTATCCGCAACCATTTTCTCCGTTTTTATGGTTGTACAACATTACTTGAACGTTTTCCTAGTGgtttgtggttgttttgctttacttTCCCCTCTGAGTGTGTGGAAATACTGTAGGCGCGGTTGGTTGCGGAGCGACTACATCATTTCCACCAtaacacttttctttcctctccacggggtttgctttattttctttttaatatcTGGACGGCGGAGCATATTAAACTCCTCTGGCTCATCACAATTGTTGCGTTCACTGACTGAATTGGATTTGAGATCCGGGAAATCCAACATAAGAGGCGCTGAATACAATAAGATAAGGGGAGAACGAGCTGAACTGCCCTTCACTGTGTGCTCCTTTTCCACATCCCCCTCAACACATAACCTTCAGCCGTATACGTGATATGAAGTGAagtggaagaagaaggaggaagaggaagaggaaaaggaggggaattTGTACAAGGAAATAACAATGTGCGTGCGGATATGCTCGCAGAGGGGAATTTTTTTGAGTAGACgaaagcgaaaagaaaagaaaaggaagtagaaTGCTATGAGAGATTAAAGCTCACGTGTGATGATGGTGGTGAAGGGCCCTACATGTCGTAGAATTAGTTTTGACCGAAaatggcaacaacagcaacaacaaggaTGGTGGATGATTACTTTTGTTGTCtggagaaggaggggagaggtcgatgagaaacaaagaaacgaatAAACGAGTTGTTTGggttgatatatatatattaaactaCATTTATCTGATTACCAAGCGAACAGGAAGGATATTTATGACTTCATGGGGAACTGCAGGTGGCGCACCGCGGAGAATGATACATCTGCTGCGCTGTGCTTATTTCATTTGGTCGCCAGTGGTGGGGCGAAAAAATGAAGCGGATAGGCGTTTAGCAAAGGAATTATACGGTGGGTGTTGGGGGTTATCGTTCCCGTACCGTGAGCTGACAATATCATATTaattaattatatatatagtatCTTTTTATTAGTTTTGTTTCAATAGGGGGGGTTGGGGACGCAACAGCGGCACTTGACAGCAGTGCAGCTTACATGAGTGTGTTATAAGTAGTCGGAAGGTATCTCAATGACGTCCGTTGCCGTGTGCCTTCACATGGCAACACTAATATGGTTGAAGGGGAGAAGCgaagggaatatatatatatatatgtgtgtgtgtgtgtgaatgtgtgtttGCGGAAAGTTACTAAcagggagggaaagggagtaATGAAACTGCATACGCGTGTGTAAGATCATTGCTATGCAGGAGTGGTAATGTTCCCTTTCATGTTGTAGTCCCCTTTTCCCTGACCCTTCCACACCCCGAGACCCTTGTTatgaggtttttttttcaataatAAATGGAGTGGAATATTCATATGGGTCATTAGTCGCACcgcctttttattttttctctaccTTCTTAGTACTACGACTGCCACCGAactgtgatttttttttcctcctcttcagtatatgcgtgtgtgttaaCCTACACATTGAAAACATACTTACAAACTGCGCGCCGCTGATTAAATAAGAGCATGTCAGGCCGTGCACATTTTTAATTCCTGAGCATCAATATCAGCATtgcacttgtttttttttttgaccttttgtttgcttcgcCGCACTCTTGCCTCATTACCTCCCCACCTTCATCTCGTTACTccatatttacttttttctcttgtgtgtacgtgtggacgatatatgaaaaaataaaaaaaaatctgtatTCAGTTGTTCACAGTATAAAGTCGTTGGGTGCCGTAGCCCTACCgttgttgtttattattaGGGCTTCGACGCATtgtagaaaaaacaaaaggttgTAATTTATCAACGGTTGTTTGAATAAGAAGCGggcaaatacatatatatatatatatattgtagCCTCGGTCTAAACAACGCGGCACGATTTTCGTTCCAGCCGAATGTCCTCACGAGCATGGGTTGACGAGGCGGACATCACCATCGAAAAGAATTTGCCCGAATTTATTAAACAGAGCCAAAAACTCCCCGCGTGGGCAAGGAACAATGCAGGAAGCGGTACTAAAGGGGGTTTAGGTGGAGAATCCTCCTCTCCATTTCCCAACTTAAGTGCGCAACTGGCGGGACAAAAGCGTTTCCGCGATCGTGACCTCGATGCACTTCTGGCACGTACCGAGCCGTTACTGACATCGAAGCATGAGCGCCGTAGCACAACCGTACCGCCGGTACTATCTGTACTACCGCTACCTTCTGACGCAGCGCGTACTGTCCATTGGCATCGCAACGGCCAACTGGCCATCGTTGGGGGAAATAATCATGTGTACCTTTTCCATGCCGCTGGTCGTTTTGTTGAGGAAATATCAAAGACTCACGTTGGAAAACGCATCAAGCAAACAACACTAACCGCCACAGGAGAGGACCTAATTATTGTTGGTAACGGAATATACACCCCTAATCTCCTGCACCTCGCTACAGAAAAATTAATCCCTCTAAACTTCCTGTGCACTCGGGAGCTCGCTCCACACCGAAATGGGCGGCGTGACAACAGCAAATATGATTTCCACATAAGTAAAGTCGCCACTCCAGAAGGAGGAGCCGGAGAGAATATTGTAGGTATGGCCCATGGAGCCACCATTACGGTTGCTTCCATCGCTTCAGCTAGTATAATGCATCGCATTGATCTGAGTGACCCCGTGGTAGATATGGCCTTCACTAGTAGTGCTCAGGAACTTACCGTTGCCACACGCAATAAGTTGACTGTCTACGATCTTCGCAAGAGTTCACAGTTTCTTCGTGAGCTGCACGACAAGGGTATGGTTGGTATTACAACATTTGCATGCAGCAACTCGATGGTTGCCGTTGGTTCCACTAGTGGCATCGTGGGACTCTACAGTGGGAGCTCCTTGGCGACGCCGGTCAAGacattaaaaaatttaacaaCAAGTATCGATTGCGTGGCTTTTGGTGAGCGGAGTAATGGAGACTCAGTACTAGCATTTTGTTCTGGCAGTCAAAAGGCAGGGTTTAGGTTAGCCTCACTTCCAGATTGCCGTGTTGTGCCATCGTTTCCTACTGTGAGTGTGCGACATGACTTCGTACAAAGTATGACAATGGCCCCAACGGTGCCAATTTTGTCTGTCGGAGAGAAGACGCGAGTGACAAACTATGCGCTCTAAAAGTTACGCCAATGTGCGCGCAGCGGGTCAGagtggtgttttctttttgttttttccccctctccctcgCTGACTCTGCGCACTTGGAACTTTTTTGGTGATTCACGTTCCCACTCTGCACCTTGTTGCTATTGCTGTATTATTGGTACTGAGCACCATTGGCATCATTCGCCAGATTCTTTCCTATGATTGATCGTGGCGTCGCTGCGTACCGCATTGTTGTAGGGGGTGAAAACGGAATTTTGGACCAACGCTGGTGGGAAGAGAGAAGCAAAAGAGAGAAGTGGCCGGTATTCAAGGAGTGAATCAACGAAACAAGGTGAAGTTCGTAGTTAACCGTCGCTTCACGAATAGGATAACAAAAACTGGAGGGTAAGTTACGATTAAAATGCCATTTAAGTGACAGCGGAATATCCCCCTTCCTCGCCTCTCCATGCAAACTTACGCTGGGGAGGCG
The genomic region above belongs to Trypanosoma brucei brucei TREU927 chromosome 10, whole genome shotgun sequence and contains:
- a CDS encoding ABC1 protein, putative, with product MRDSKSKEVGLHPQLFTVLQTDHLFSYQFISESSLFFPCLWLGAPTLNEMTVNAITGSIGNVARGVAKVVSAVTGASCSGGVSSNVNAFASAVQRRTPTAKKPSPLPRELQTHLNGSNRAKMRTAVYRTVPSTRAARAAGFGTLFLRLGWDKLVGSEAGDKMLPVNSHMRIVETLCRMRGAVMKLGQMLSIQDDNTIPSNITSLFERVRDSAYAMPPKQLEQTLAKEYNDKNWRQELFKEFITEPIAAASIGQVHRAAVSDQDTGEKVAVAVKVQYPGVAQSIDSDVANLRMLMSLNILPPGMFVDNILDELQQELKTECSYSKEAEKQLRYAELLQQSPELKEVFVVPKVYKSLSTDRVLVTQMLSGVSIDKLASLVGMQDVKDYVARSMLHLTLTELFQWRFMQTDPNYSNFLFCPQTNKIGLIDFGAAREYNQEFVKDYLDVVAAAARRDRQTVIEKSIKLGFLKGNEMKEMLNAHAESVLLLGLPFNNRDVPFDFSKENLPSRIQGYVPTIVRLRLCPPPTPIYSLHRRLSGAILLSTKLKATVPSGELFWNIYDELTSV